A single window of Nasonia vitripennis strain AsymCx chromosome 4, Nvit_psr_1.1, whole genome shotgun sequence DNA harbors:
- the LOC100120249 gene encoding prohormone-4 isoform X2, protein MEEPTGGRYARYHRHRLFFALLVIALTTTRTALGIDLARLYGHTAVKRTGESCHPYKPFKCPEDNTCISIQYLCDGAPDCREGYDEDPRLCTAAKRPPVEETASFLQALLASHGPNYLEKLFGSKARDALAPLGGVNKVAIALSESQTIEDFGAALHLMRSDLEHLRSVFMAVENGDLGLLKSLGIKDSELGDVKFFLEKLVDTGFLD, encoded by the exons ATGGAGGAGCCGACGGGGGGCCGTTACGCCCGTTATCATCGTCATCGGCTGTTCTTCGCTCTCCTCGTCATCGCATTGACAACGACGAGGACTGCGCTTGGAATCGACCTGGCCAGGCTCTACGGACACACCGCCGTCAAACGCACCG GCGAGTCCTGCCATCCGTACAAGCCGTTCAAATGCCCGGAGGACAACACGTGCATCTCGATACAATACCTGTGCGACGGGGCGCCGGACTGCCGGGAAGGCTACGACGAGGATCCACGACTCTGTACCGCTG CTAAAAGACCACCTGTGGAGGAAACGGCGAGCTTCTTACAAGCTCTGCTGGCAAGTCATGGACCTAATTATCTCGAAAAGCTCTTTGGCAGCAAGGCGAGGGATGCCCTGGCGCCCCTCGGCGGAGTGAACAAAGTTGCGATTGCCCTGTCGG AATCGCAAACGATCGAGGACTTCGGTGCGGCGCTGCACCTCATGCGCTCGGACCTGGAGCATCTGCGCTCGGTCTTCATGGCGGTGGAGAACGGCGACCTCGGACTGCTCAAGTCCCTCGGCATCAAGGACTCGGAGCTGGGCGACGTCAAGTTCTTCCTGGAGAAGCTCGTCGATACCGGCTTCCTCGACTGA
- the LOC116417435 gene encoding uncharacterized protein LOC116417435, which produces MGGTVMWKIAWFMVIICCVSRVTSVLEIDSIVVELVKNLDYDQLVVFKNSEYFFRNSGLKLVKLMEQMKTILVDIDHEQIYLLSLGTSRTSTLCIILQNGAIGANDVMRFLVEASPVSTRPKCLMFADNDTYSEESFASILLQAWSLKFLDFTILFVNDEGQPQMISYNPFTKSYITEEVTNTSLLFPDKMSNMNEYTLRIPIYYLPPYNSFVLQDGAITSVDGYDYPFIEIFSKKLNFSLQYLIVEERSNITALFEKLLLLLENNKVSILPKPLYLGTHYYGRDVVIGKAYRDTNYVLVVPVLPMSRMRDYIRMLTKLAFFPTHVLILKLILSLMRFRLNQWIHLLQMLVGSALTKQPQKVAERIVFFTVVLLSMIFSTDVLASLTDTKVASNDIPFESYEEIISSNLKVYGRITGSERQNDLFKKLDVQNIRSLSECISKSARTKCCICIAPKLAAMYLVDEFENKSEPTLKISRFKLYSDMLAFGFEKASPYVEKIDLVLQTLVEAGVQSAWKTRQMYSTVKDRKERDKRRDQKEDSSEKIVVRFTAMLLVFHVIATVVFLVELLTKRFGPRVRRMFVTA; this is translated from the exons ATGGGTGGTACAGTTATGTGGAAAATTGCTTGGTTTATGGTAATAATTTGTTGTGTTTCTCGCGTTACTTCTGTTCTGGAGATCGATTCCATAGTTGTTGAACttgttaaaaatttggattaCGATCAGCTGGTGGTTTTCAAGAATTCCGagtatttttttcgaaattcagGTCTCAAACTTGTGAAACTCATGGAACAGATGAAGACGATCTTGGTAGACATCGACCACgaacaaatttatttactgtCACTCGGAACATCCAGAACGTCAACTCTGTGTATAATACTTCAGAACGGAGCGATTGGCGCTAATGACGTAATGAGGTTTCTCGTCGAAGCGTCACCAGTGTCGACTCGTCCCAAGTGTCTGATGTTTGCTGATAACGACACGTACTCCGAGGAAAGTTTCGCTAGCATTTTGCTGCAAGCTTGGTCACTGAAATTTTTGGATTTCACCATTTTATTCGTAAACGATGAAGGTCAACCCCAAATGATCAGTTACAATCCATTCACCAAGTCCTACATCACCGAAGAAGTAACCAACACCAGTCTACTATTTCCTGATAAAATGAGCAACATGAACGAGTATACTCTGAGAATACCGATCTACTACCTTCCTCCATACAATTCTTTCGTGCTTCAAGACGGCGCAATAACATCAGTAGATGGCTACGATTACCCTTTCATCGagattttttccaaaaaattgAACTTCTCCCTTCAATACTTAATAGTTGAAGAACGCTCGAACATCACGGCGCTGTTTGAGAAGTTGCTCCTGCTATTGGAGAACAACAAAGTGAGCATACTGCCAAAACCTCTGTATCTGGGAACGCACTACTACGGCAGAGATGTGGTGATTGGAAAAGCCTACCGGGACACCAACTACGTACTGGTTGTACCTGTTTTACCAATGTCACGAATGAGAGATTACATACGGATGTTGACAAAACTGGCCTTCTTTCCAACGCACGTTCTGATCCTCAAACTAATCCTTAGTTTGATGAGGTTTCGTTTGAACCAATGGATACACTTGTTACAAATGCTGGTAGGCTCGGCGTTGACTAAACAGCCGCAGAAAGTGGCTGAACGGATTGTCTTCTTTACCGTAGTCTTGCTGTCGATGATATTTTCCACGGACGTGTTAGCAAGTTTGACGGATACGAAGGTGGCCAGCAATGATATACCGTTTGAATCTTACGAGGAGATCATCTCTTCGAATTTGAAGGTTTACGGGAGGATAACGGGCTCGGAAAGACAAAACGATCTATTTAAAAAGCTGGATGTCCAAAACATCAGAAGTTTATCCGAATGCATCTCTAAGTCGGCAAG AACCAAATGCTGCATTTGCATAGCCCCAAAGTTAGCCGCGATGTACCTGGTGGACGAATTCGAGAATAAGAGCGAGCCAACGCTGAAAATATCGCGCTTTAAGCTTTACTCGGACATGTTGGCATTTGGGTTTGAAAAGGCATCTCCGTACGTCGAGAAAATCGACCTGGTGTTGCAGACTCTGGTCGAAGCTGGAGTTCAGTCCGCGTGGAAGACCCGACAGATGTACAGTACAGTCAAGGACCGAAAGGAACGTGACAAGAGGAGGGACCAAAAAGAAGACTCTTCGGAAAAAATTGTGGTTCGGTTCACAGCGATGCTGCTCGTTTTCCACGTGATCGCTACCGTTGTCTTTCTTGTTGAATTGTTAACCAAGAGATTTGGTCCTCGGGTGAGGAGGATGTTTGTCACTgcttaa
- the LOC100120249 gene encoding prohormone-4 isoform X1 produces MEEPTGGRYARYHRHRLFFALLVIALTTTRTALGIDLARLYGHTAVKRTEGESCHPYKPFKCPEDNTCISIQYLCDGAPDCREGYDEDPRLCTAAKRPPVEETASFLQALLASHGPNYLEKLFGSKARDALAPLGGVNKVAIALSESQTIEDFGAALHLMRSDLEHLRSVFMAVENGDLGLLKSLGIKDSELGDVKFFLEKLVDTGFLD; encoded by the exons ATGGAGGAGCCGACGGGGGGCCGTTACGCCCGTTATCATCGTCATCGGCTGTTCTTCGCTCTCCTCGTCATCGCATTGACAACGACGAGGACTGCGCTTGGAATCGACCTGGCCAGGCTCTACGGACACACCGCCGTCAAACGCACCG AAGGCGAGTCCTGCCATCCGTACAAGCCGTTCAAATGCCCGGAGGACAACACGTGCATCTCGATACAATACCTGTGCGACGGGGCGCCGGACTGCCGGGAAGGCTACGACGAGGATCCACGACTCTGTACCGCTG CTAAAAGACCACCTGTGGAGGAAACGGCGAGCTTCTTACAAGCTCTGCTGGCAAGTCATGGACCTAATTATCTCGAAAAGCTCTTTGGCAGCAAGGCGAGGGATGCCCTGGCGCCCCTCGGCGGAGTGAACAAAGTTGCGATTGCCCTGTCGG AATCGCAAACGATCGAGGACTTCGGTGCGGCGCTGCACCTCATGCGCTCGGACCTGGAGCATCTGCGCTCGGTCTTCATGGCGGTGGAGAACGGCGACCTCGGACTGCTCAAGTCCCTCGGCATCAAGGACTCGGAGCTGGGCGACGTCAAGTTCTTCCTGGAGAAGCTCGTCGATACCGGCTTCCTCGACTGA
- the LOC100286823 gene encoding separin, with translation MSSPGVLREVPCAKNTVISSAIFSDYLKPQVLDYDSYVSSVSLDKTQISNGESKEKSSSMLDDVLGRILRKRKTSKKKTQMTVKKFDAEMDKFINSSLLNVAVVESSSTYKMMAMSCFALGKDLEACCYLIASHAACLRQQIMYRTMKMSLRHRVLSEPMVNNLNVKDLDTDHVLGNTNPATLVATLKELPTEWYVVQITAEHENLKHIRRRVQPEETAYSLKPSHGLYIMTLPTGKNASYPVCVEVPKPCSDSKYDIRTEVESLLNSNKSDLSNIYNNNDLYWKMRRRQNEQMNAAITELEFSWLREWRVLLLADYLECLDLVKDIHDMIDKLIADSSIKEFPVKTRWLLKKIACGACHLQPYEIERAVKKLLPKQEKLAKNMILSIVAKIKVMEPLKTAKRKTLILIVDECLDLLSFESIKLLKHQPVTRFPSLHIAYALFKQHQGTIQAGYKIIKKSEDLGTFIVNPSSDLVKMENRMKSFIQYWLPNWKGLYGAKPELEFFKNALKLYHVLLYSGHGSGIQFLNGEEIERMRVLASVLLFGCSSIKLIPAGGRMPAYGVSNQYLMACSPCILGMLWEVTDGDIDLMTAKLMSKWASSEDKRSWNGVKESLWYHGKLEFQGRVANVKNEPDMLLAVAKSKDVCKQYMTSAAIVVRGLPVKLVD, from the exons ATGTCGTCGCCTGGTGTTCTCCGAGAGGTGCCCTGTGCCAAGAACACCGTCATCTCCTCGGCGATATTCTCCGACTACCTGAAGCCTCAGGTTCTCGACTATGACTCCTATGTTTCTTCCGTGTCTCTCGACAAAACTCAAATCTCGAATGGAGAATCCAAGGAGAAGTCCTCGTCCATGCTGGACGATGTCCTGGGGAGGATCTTGAGAAAAAGGAAGACGAGTAAGAAAAAGACGCAGATGACTGTCAAAAAGTTCGATGCGGAGATGGATAAGTTTATCAATTCGTCGCTGCTCAACGTCGCCGTTGTGGAGAGCTCCAGTACCTACAAGATGATGGCTATGTCCTGCTTTGCT CTTGGAAAAGATTTGGAAGCTTGCTGTTATCTCATAGCATCTCATGCAGCCTGTCTACGCCAACAGATAATGTACAGAACGATGAAAATGAGTCTGCGGCATAGGGTCCTCTCTGAACCAATGGTTAATAATTTGAATGTAAAGGATCTCGATACTGATCATGTTCTTGGGAATACTAATCCAGCAACACTTGTGGCCACGCTTAAAGAACTGCCAACAG AATGGTACGTTGTACAGATAACGGCTGAGCACGAGAATTTGAAACACATAAGGCGCAGGGTACAGCCAGAAGAGACAGCGTATTCTTTGAAACCCTCGCATGGCCTTTACATCATGACTCTTCCTACCGGAAAAAACGCCAGTTATCCTGTCTGTGTTGAAGTTCCAAAACCGTGTTCAGATTCAAAGTATGACATCCGTACAGAGGTGGAATCACTTCTAAATTCCAACAAGTCagatttatcaaatatttacaaCAATAACGACCTGTACTGGAAAATGCGCCGGAGGCAGAATGAGCAAATGAAT GCTGCAATCACAGAATTGGAGTTTTCCTGGTTAAGGGAATGGAGAGTCCTTTTATTGGCTGATTATCTAGAATGTTTAGACTTAGTGAAGGATATTCATGACATGATCGATAAGCTGATAGCGGATTCTTCAAT TAAAGAATTTCCAGTGAAAACTCGTTGGCTTCTCAAAAAAATTGCTTGTGGAGCTTGTCATCTTCAACCGTACGAAATTGAAAGAGCAGttaaaaaacttttacccAAGCAAGAAAAACTTGCCAAAAATATGATATTGTCTATTGTAGCAAAAATTAAAGTCATGGAACCATTGAAAACtgccaaaagaaaaacacttattttaattGTGGATGAA TGTTTAGATCTGTTGTCATTTGAATCAATAAAACTTCTGAAACATCAACCGGTTACAAGATTTCCTTCTTTGCACATCGCATATGCTCTGTTCAAGCAACATCAAGGTACTATCCAAGCAGGTTACaagataattaaaaaatctgaagatttggGAACATTTATTGTCAATCCATCCTCGGACTTAGTCAAAATGGAAAACAGAATGAAATCGTTTATCCAGTATTGGCTACCAAATTGGAAAGGACTGTATGGTGCAAAGCCAGAAttggaatttttcaaaaatgccCTCAAACTATATCACGTACTTCT CTACAGTGGACATGGAAGTGGTATACAGTTTTTGAACGGCGAGGAAATTGAAAGAATGAGAGTTTTGGCTTCTGTGCTCTTATTTGGCTGCAGTAGTATAAAACTTATACCAGCTGGTGGCAGAATGCCAGCATATGGAGTATCGAATCAGTATCTGATGGCTTGCAG TCCGTGTATACTAGGAATGTTGTGGGAAGTAACCGATGGAGACATTGACCTCATGACAGCGAAATTAATGAGTAAATGGGCATCATCCGAAGACAAACGATCTTGGAATGGTGTCAAGGAATCTTTGTGGTATCACGGAAAACTCG aATTTCAAGGTCGTGTTGCAAACGTCAAAAATGAACCAGACATGCTGCTAGCTGTGGCCAAGTCAAAGGATGTATGCAAACAGTATATGACGTCTGCTGCCATTGTCGTGCGAGGTTTGCCTGTTAAATTGGTAGattaa